In a genomic window of Nitrosarchaeum sp.:
- a CDS encoding NUDIX domain-containing protein, whose translation MRATKIVTSFIKDEQKILILKRSDKVKTMKGLWAGISGIIEKNESPLTRAKIEIFEETGITEDKIKLIKSAGKLRINSPQYENHEWEIFPFLFEAKNPEIKLNWENSEYLWIAVDELKNYNSVPSLEKVLLNLL comes from the coding sequence ATGCGTGCAACCAAAATTGTTACATCTTTTATTAAAGATGAACAAAAAATACTCATTCTAAAAAGAAGCGATAAAGTAAAAACTATGAAAGGATTATGGGCAGGAATTAGCGGCATCATTGAAAAAAACGAATCTCCTTTAACACGAGCAAAAATAGAGATTTTTGAAGAAACAGGTATTACAGAAGATAAAATAAAATTAATAAAATCTGCAGGAAAACTCAGAATAAATTCACCGCAATATGAAAATCATGAGTGGGAAATATTTCCATTTTTATTTGAAGCAAAAAATCCAGAAATAAAACTAAATTGGGAAAATTCAGAATATTTATGGATAGCAGTAGACGAATTAAAAAATTATAATTCAGTTCCCAGTCTTGAAAAAGTATTACTAAATCTGTTGTAA
- a CDS encoding prephenate dehydrogenase has product MKKKITIIGIGGQMGQWFAKYFLANDFEVTGYDSENKIQGKGIIQSDSLVGGILKADYVVLCTPTRRTPEIIRLIAKEMKRGTYLIEISSEKSKVVTSLSKMPAKINPICIHPMFGPGAKSIKGQNIISVPIKDAKKELAVVKELFDGANFVTIDAVEHDKKIAVILGLTHLMNLVFANIISKDEKMSLTEKMSGTTFRVQKILAESIMTESPELIETIIANPEIRRVAEELWKDIGRLLTAVQESKTEEVIDYIKNCQEKLSANTNLEDSYKKLTKMVHAVEK; this is encoded by the coding sequence ATGAAGAAGAAAATTACAATAATTGGAATTGGAGGTCAAATGGGACAATGGTTTGCAAAATATTTTCTAGCAAACGACTTTGAAGTTACGGGTTACGATAGCGAAAATAAAATACAAGGAAAAGGAATAATCCAATCAGATTCCCTAGTAGGAGGTATCTTAAAAGCAGATTATGTTGTGTTGTGTACTCCTACAAGAAGAACACCAGAAATAATTAGATTAATTGCAAAAGAGATGAAAAGAGGAACATATCTAATTGAAATATCATCAGAAAAATCCAAAGTAGTAACATCATTATCAAAAATGCCTGCAAAAATTAATCCAATATGTATTCATCCCATGTTTGGTCCTGGAGCAAAATCTATCAAAGGGCAAAACATAATTTCAGTTCCAATTAAAGATGCAAAAAAAGAATTGGCAGTGGTAAAAGAACTTTTTGATGGAGCAAATTTTGTAACAATCGATGCAGTTGAGCATGATAAAAAAATTGCAGTTATTTTAGGATTAACACATTTGATGAATCTCGTATTTGCAAATATTATTTCAAAAGATGAAAAGATGTCATTAACTGAAAAAATGTCAGGAACTACATTCAGAGTTCAAAAGATACTTGCTGAAAGCATAATGACAGAATCTCCAGAATTAATTGAAACAATTATTGCAAATCCTGAAATTAGAAGGGTTGCAGAAGAACTTTGGAAAGACATAGGTAGACTACTGACAGCAGTACAAGAATCAAAGACAGAAGAAGTAATAGATTACATTAAAAATTGTCAAGAAAAACTCTCTGCAAATACAAATCTGGAAGATTCTTATAAAAAATTGACAAAAATGGTACATGCAGTTGAAAAATAA